A genome region from Columba livia isolate bColLiv1 breed racing homer chromosome 2, bColLiv1.pat.W.v2, whole genome shotgun sequence includes the following:
- the PAG1 gene encoding phosphoprotein associated with glycosphingolipid-enriched microdomains 1: protein MGPEGGFLGSGQVHIILWGSLAAVTTLLFLTFLIFLCSSCNREKNAKHQNGDHENLMNVPSDKEVFSHSITSSATEPPPSSEQNGVLSNGEVLSEDSTTACIQPYEEVQTSVSDLLDQQDSLGKSIKCHQSRELPSIPPNNTMETIISARNAENDQGLGMEGPYEVLKDSSSQENIVEDCLYETVKEIKDVGAVVSMEGSCNSKSKASLTISEGQDHIPECRIESAEYASVDRNKKSRQSANSESPLDNTPDVEDELPPPVPMKLLDENENVQEKEVEEEVTEGASKPEKRLSSMSYKSREEDPSLTEDEISAMYSSVSKPGQAIKALDSPYTCIQEIVSQRSPSVCSGLYASVKDFENTLNATTVPQSADRPNGELEPDYEAIQSVSREEDRTLSVPHTNHSALSGENDYESIGDLQHHGDITRL, encoded by the exons ATGGGGCCAGAGGGTGGTTTCTTAGGCAGTGGACAGGTCCACATCATCCTGTGGGGAAGTTTGGCAGCCGTGACAACACTCTTGTTCCTCActttcctcatcttcctctgctccagctgcaacAG GGAAAAGAATGCCAAACATCAGAATGGAGATCATGAAAATCTGATGAATGTG CCTTCCGATAAGGAGGTGTTCAGCCACTCCATCACAAGTTCGGCCACAGAGCCCCCTCCGAGCAGTGAGCAGAACGGGGTGCTCAGCAATGGCGAGG TACTCTCAGAGGACAGTACAACTGCATGTATCCAGCCTTATGAAGAAGTACAAACATCTGTCTCTGATCTGCTAGATCAACAGGATAGTCTCGGAAAGTCTATAAAATGTCACCAGAGCCGGGAACTACCCAGTATTCCCCCTAACAATACCATGGAAACCATCATCTCAGctagaaatgcagaaaatgatCAAGGTCTTGGAATGGAAGGACCTTACGAAGTCTTGAAAGACAGCTCTTCTCAAGAGAACATAGTCGAAGACTGCTTGTATGAAACTGTGAAGGAAATCAAAGATGTTGGAGCAGTAGTCAGCATGGAAGGAAGTTGTAACAGCAAATCAAAGGCTTCACTGACAATTTCTGAAGGTCAGGATCACATTCCTGAGTGCAGAATTGAATCAGCAGAATATGCATCTGTTGACCGAAATAAAAAAAGTCGTCAAAGTGCGAATTCAGAAAGCCCTCTTGACAACACACCAGATGTAGAGGATGAGCTTCCCCCTCCGGTACCCATGAAGCTTCTTGATGAAAATGAGAATGTGCAAGAGAAAGAAGTGGAAGAAGAAGTGACAGAAGGAGCAAGTAAACCAGAGAAG AGGCTTAGTTCGATGTCTTACAAGTCTCGAGAGGAAGATCCATCTCTTACAGAAGATGAG ATCTCAGCTATGTACTCATCTGTGAGTAAGCCAGGACAGGCCATCAAAGCACTGGATTCTCCTTACACCTGTATCCAAGAAATTGTGTCACAGAGGTCCCCGTCGGTTTGCAGTGGCCTCTATGCAAGTGTGAAGGACTTTGAAAACACCCTAAATGCTACCACTGTGCCTCAGTCAGCGGACAGACCAAACGGGGAGCTGGAGCCTGACTATGAAGCTATCCAGTCTGTGAGCCGAGAAGAAGACAGGACCTTGTCTGTGCCTCATACAAACCACTCTGCTCTTTCGGGAGAGAATGACTATGAGAGCATAGGGGACTTGCAGCACCACGGGGATATCACCAGACTTTAA